A DNA window from Micromonospora sp. NBC_01739 contains the following coding sequences:
- a CDS encoding NUDIX hydrolase, whose protein sequence is MRRIVRRSVRAIPVDENDRLVLIKRIKPGQAPYWTTPGGGVESTDVSLEAALRRELHEELGASADRFAQVFLFTAPVGDGVSVQHFYVCRLLELREDARTGPEFDDPSRGDYQLDRVTIEKLPAVDLKPAGLTEFIASNKEALLSV, encoded by the coding sequence GTGCGTCGGATCGTGCGTAGGTCGGTGCGGGCCATTCCTGTGGACGAGAACGACCGCCTCGTGCTGATCAAGCGGATCAAGCCCGGTCAGGCGCCGTACTGGACAACGCCGGGCGGCGGCGTGGAGTCGACCGATGTCTCCCTGGAGGCTGCGCTTCGTCGGGAGTTGCACGAAGAACTCGGTGCCTCGGCCGATCGGTTCGCCCAGGTGTTCCTGTTCACCGCTCCCGTTGGGGATGGTGTTTCCGTGCAGCACTTCTACGTCTGTCGGCTACTTGAGCTGCGGGAGGATGCTCGAACCGGGCCGGAGTTCGATGATCCGTCGCGTGGTGACTACCAGCTAGACCGAGTGACGATCGAGAAGCTGCCTGCAGTGGATCTCAAGCCGGCAGGGCTGACCGAGTTCATCGCTTCCAACAAGGAGGCACTGCTCTCGGTGTAG
- a CDS encoding L,D-transpeptidase, protein MPEGGKVTQVTLTTENGKKVKGKLRTDGSSWVPSAPLKWSTRYTAAVTATQPDGSVSEGTSTFTTMAKPASVINSGLYLFDDRTYGVAMPVVAEFHPGIAKKDRAKVQKRMFVQTDPPQPGAWHWVGNGTQAYYRAPEFWKPGTKISVRIALAGIPLSNGRYGNVDRTATAKIGSAFEMKVTNSDKQMRVYENGKLIKTLPVSLGKKKTPSSSGTLVVMEKKEATVFDTMDDPDPENRYVTDIQFAQRLTWGGEYIHAAPWSEHVQGRQNVSHGCVNVSLANARWLFERTKIGDPITITGTERQLAPGNGWTAWDLSWAEFVKGSALPVPEGGAGPAV, encoded by the coding sequence CTGCCGGAGGGGGGCAAGGTCACGCAGGTGACCTTGACCACGGAGAACGGTAAGAAGGTCAAGGGCAAGCTGCGTACGGACGGCTCCTCCTGGGTGCCGTCGGCGCCGTTGAAGTGGTCCACCCGCTACACCGCCGCGGTCACCGCCACCCAGCCGGACGGCTCGGTCAGCGAGGGCACCAGCACCTTCACCACGATGGCCAAGCCCGCCTCGGTGATCAATTCCGGGTTGTACCTGTTCGACGACCGGACCTACGGGGTGGCGATGCCGGTGGTGGCGGAGTTCCACCCGGGGATCGCCAAGAAGGACCGGGCGAAGGTGCAGAAGCGGATGTTCGTGCAGACGGATCCGCCGCAGCCGGGTGCCTGGCACTGGGTGGGCAACGGCACCCAGGCGTACTACCGGGCGCCGGAGTTCTGGAAGCCGGGCACGAAGATCTCCGTACGCATCGCGCTGGCCGGCATCCCCCTGAGCAACGGCCGGTACGGCAATGTCGACCGCACCGCCACCGCCAAGATCGGTTCCGCCTTCGAGATGAAGGTGACGAACTCCGACAAGCAGATGCGGGTGTACGAGAACGGCAAGCTGATCAAGACCCTGCCGGTGAGTCTCGGCAAGAAGAAGACTCCCTCCTCCAGCGGCACCCTGGTGGTGATGGAGAAGAAGGAGGCCACGGTCTTCGACACCATGGACGACCCCGACCCGGAGAACCGCTACGTCACCGACATCCAGTTCGCCCAGCGGCTGACCTGGGGTGGCGAGTACATCCACGCCGCCCCCTGGTCGGAGCACGTGCAGGGACGGCAGAATGTCTCCCACGGCTGCGTGAACGTCTCCTTGGCGAACGCCAGGTGGCTTTTCGAGCGTACGAAGATCGGCGATCCGATCACCATCACCGGCACCGAGCGTCAGTTGGCGCCCGGCAACGGGTGGACCGCGTGGGACCTGAGCTGGGCGGAGTTCGTCAAGGGCAGCGCCCTGCCGGTGCCGGAGGGTGGTGCTGGTCCGGCGGTGTGA